The Streptococcus mitis region AGGCGACGCTGACGTGGTTTGAATTTGATTTTCGAAGAGTATTAGCTTCCCAGACCATATCATACCAAGTTCCCCCTGCAAAGGTTGACTGAGACTGGCCTTCATTGACAAATCCATGCCTTTCGTAGTAGGCGATGAGATAGTCATGACAGGTTAGATTAATGCCTTCTCTTTCGTGTTCAAGAGCCAGTTCTTTCAAGGCTGTTAGTAATTTTTGACCAAGTCCAAGGCCCTGTGCTTCTTTGGCAATTGAAAGACAGGTCACAGAGATATACCCACCCGGCTCATGACTATGATCTTCTATCTCTTCTGTAAAAGACTGGTCTTGCAGATGG contains the following coding sequences:
- a CDS encoding GNAT family N-acetyltransferase; translation: MKIRKARLEDLDRIVEIELENFSAEEAIPRSIFEAHLREIQTSFLVAEKEGRIMGYIEGPVGPHRHLQDQSFTEEIEDHSHEPGGYISVTCLSIAKEAQGLGLGQKLLTALKELALEHEREGINLTCHDYLIAYYERHGFVNEGQSQSTFAGGTWYDMVWEANTLRKSNSNHVSVALPYSSTACG